One genomic window of Nakamurella panacisegetis includes the following:
- a CDS encoding nitroreductase/quinone reductase family protein → MPDWVNRYYRWMYRGGRPNWWARPLNRLDTVLSKLFPSRMVTLQVAGRRTGRVISVPLAVADVDGRRYLVSMLGPNVNWVRNVRAAGGRAVLGHGRRRTVVRLEEVDVTERAPILRRYLERAPGARPHIPVDRGAPLSAFERIAADYPVFRIVDLPAASVHNGPPGT, encoded by the coding sequence ATGCCTGACTGGGTGAACCGCTACTACCGGTGGATGTACCGGGGCGGCCGGCCGAACTGGTGGGCCCGGCCGCTGAACCGGCTCGACACCGTGCTGAGCAAGCTGTTTCCCTCACGAATGGTGACCCTGCAGGTCGCGGGCCGTCGGACCGGGCGCGTGATCTCGGTTCCATTGGCGGTGGCCGACGTCGACGGGCGACGCTATCTGGTGTCGATGCTCGGCCCGAACGTCAACTGGGTTCGCAACGTCAGGGCCGCCGGTGGCCGGGCGGTGCTGGGCCACGGTCGCCGGCGCACCGTCGTCCGCCTGGAGGAGGTCGACGTGACCGAGCGGGCCCCGATCCTGCGCCGCTACCTGGAACGAGCTCCGGGCGCGCGCCCGCACATTCCCGTCGACCGGGGGGCGCCGCTGTCGGCGTTCGAGCGCATCGCCGCCGACTACCCCGTGTTCCGCATCGTCGACCTTCCCGCGGCGTCGGTCCATAACGGTCCGCCCGGCACGTGA